The Aestuariibius sp. HNIBRBA575 nucleotide sequence ATTGCACCCGCGCCTCTAGGGTTCCCCAAATCAGAACTTGGGGGTGGCCAGAATCCCGATTTCGCACCTCTGCCTGACCCAAAACACCATGAAACAGCGCGGTGTAATCCAGCAGCGACATCTCTGAAACGGCATCTGAATGCAGCTTGAGCGTTTCATAAACGGACTTTGCTTTTCGCCCTGCTGCCTCGGCCCATAATTCCCCGCTGCCCGTGGCATTGGCCCCGGCGCAAATGGCTTCGCTCGCGTTTATATGTGTCGCCAAAAACTGAGGCAAAGACGCAGAGGATGCGCAATTTAACAGGTCAAGAATACGCCCAACCCATTGCGCCCATTCCAGCTTTCCGGGCTGTACCGGCTCTTTCTTTTGGGCCCAATCGACCAGGTCCGTTTCGGTAGGAAAAGGAGGACCCGAACGACGCAATTGCAATTCAAGTTCATGCGTCCATAGCAAATGTTTGTTGCGATCCCCGCCGCTGTGGCAAAGGGGATGTTTGAGGATCACCAACAGATCCTTGGAGGTGACCCGCTGGCCCAACAGATTGTCGACGTGGCGCAACAATCGTCCCGGCGGCGATAGGGGCAATGGTTGCCCGGCGCTGTCATCGGGAATGATGTTCCAACGATCCAACGCTGCCGCGACTTGGCGGCTGAGCATGCGATCCGGTGTGATCAACGCCGCGGTCAATCCTTCGTCAATGGCGTGTCTTAGTCGCAGGGCGATGGCTTCTGCCTCTTCGCGTGGTGATGCCGCCTCGATCAGGGTTAAATCCGACGTGGCCTGATCGAGCTGCGTCAGTGAGGGCCCTTCTGTTTGCCATTGATCCGTGATTGGCGCTGGGCGCAACGCCAATGAAATCAACCGATTACGTGGTGGGCAGGGCGGTGACGCGGCAGTCCAGTTTTTAACCTCACCAGGCGAAAGATCGAGCGAATCCATCAGCGCCTTGAACCGGTATTGCGGGTGGTCCTGCGTGTTTCCCAGTTTTGACCAGACATCATCGGGTTGGTCGAAATCAAATCCGGGAACGATCACAGCGCCGTTGGGTAATTTTGCCACTGCATGCATCAACATTGCCGTTGCGCCACGCGACCCCGTCGAGCCAGCGATCAAAATCGGGTGTTTTGGTGGATCAACAGCCCATTTTTCCGTCAGATGCTCAACAACCAGCCGTTGTCGGGTTTCTTGATCAGGCGCTTGGTCCACCTCACCCAAATAGGTCTGGGCTAAGGTGATAAATTTCAACGCACGCTGCCAATGGCCGGATTTATCTGAGACATCTAAGTTTGCGATTGTGCTGGGATCGACACCTTCACCCTGCATTTCATCCAGCAATCGCGCCAAACTATCGGTTAACGCATAGGCCGACGATGCCGGCGCAAGATCAGGTTCAGCTGCGATCAATCTGGACACCAATTGCAACAATTCCAACCGGCGCTGTAACGGTGCGGCCGGCAGGGAAATATGCGCCACATCCGGATCCAGTGCGAGATCCGTAATAAGCCGTATGCGCGGCAACAAATGTGCGCCGTCCTGAATAAGCAGGTCTTTTAGGCGTCGTTGGGTGCGCCGGGTGTTAACAAAAATCTCACATTGCGCAAATTCAACAGGCGTTAAATCCTTGGTTCGATCGCGCAAACCCTGTAGCAACGCTTGGCCGAAATCCACCCCAAGCGGCAGCGCAAAAAGACGGGCTTGATCAGAGGGTGCAAACATTTACGAATTCTCAATCAAAGTTTCAGCCAGCGGGATGCTATCTGGCTGGCCAACGTCACACCATTTTCCGGTGTAGGTTACGCCAAAAATTGTTCGGTCTCTTAGCAGTTGATCCCAAACAAGGTTGAGCGAAAAAGAACCATCAGAAAACCCGTCCAAAATCGAGGGATTGATAATTTGCGCACCTGTGTAAACCTGCCCGGGACCTCTTTGAATGCGGCCATCTGGCAGATGCTCAAAATCCCCAACCCCCGAATATCCAAGCGCATTTTCGACTGGTACCAGCAATAACAGCGCTTGCATTTTTGACGGATCCCACGCCGATGCGAGCGTTTGGAAAGGGTTGGGACGGGTCCAAACCGCGTCGGTGTTCATCGTGAAAACCGGGTCGTTTCCCAGCAATGGCCTAGCGTGTTTTAATCCGCCACCCGTTTCCAGCAGCGCAGATGTTTCATCGGAAAAGACGATTTCGGCATCACTTAAATGCGCCCGAACCTGATCCGCTAGGTAATGAATGTTAACGACGTTGGTTTTAACTCTGGCCTCTGTACCAATGGCAAGCGCATGATCCAAAAGCGTTTTTCCAGCCACTTTGATCAAGGGTTTTGGCGTGTTGTCCGAAAGCGGGCGCATTCGGGTGCCCAATCCGGCCGCAAAATACAAAGCAGAAGTTGGTGTCATCGCGAATATTTTTCCTGAGGGGAAAGGAATGCATCTTGAACGAGCGGCCGAAGCGTCGTCATGACAGGGTGGTTTAAGGCGTCGTCAATATGGCGCCAAACGCGCGGCATAAATTCAAGGTATCTGGTTTTGCCGTCTCTTTCAGCCAGCCGCGCAAAAATCCCAAGGATCCGAAGGTTGCGCTGTATGCTGACCGCGGCAAATTCAGCGTCAAATTCGTCTTTGTCTTGACTTAGCGCGCGCATCATCGCTGATTTTGTTACCCTTGCGGCGTGTTCGTCCACATCGCGCCGGGCATCCGTTAACAATGAAACAACATCGTACGTGGCCTGCGCAGCGACGGCATCTTGGAAATCCAACAATCCAATTTTCGCGAGCCCCAATTGATCAGGGCGCCAGATCAAGTTTTCTGCATGAAAATCCCGTAACGCAAAGGTATTAGGGTGAGGGGCGACATGCGCAAGAACAGTTCCGAGCTCCGAAATTATGGCAGCCTTCGCATCGGCGCAGGCATGTGTGGCATACCAATCCATAGCGGGGGTAATCATTTGCGCCGCATGAGGCGGGTCTAGCCGGTCAAAGTCAGAAGGAATCTGAATTTCGTTTAACCGTTCAAACACATCCACCGTGGCGAGGTATAATTGGGTTTCATCGGTTTCGGGGGCAGACAACCAATTTGCATAGGTTAATGCGCCAAGGTCCTCCATGATGACAAACCCTTGATTTTCATCACAATGTTCAATCGCAGGAGCGCACAAACCCGCATTGTTCAATTGGGACGAAACAGAAATAAATCGACCCAAAGATTGGTCCAATTCGGGCGGACAATCCATTAAAATACGGGTCTTTCCACCGTTTGTGAGGCGTTCATATCTACGACTTGAGGCATCACCAGTCAGCGGCTGCCTGTTCCAGCTGGAAAAACCAGATTTCAACAAAAAAGTGCTGAGTATTTGTCCGCGATCAGTCACTGCGCCCCCCGAACAATTGCGACCAAGTCTCCGGTCCAGAAATTTGCACCGAATGCCCTGTAGTCTCTGCTCTGAACTCCAAATTCAGAGCGTTTTCAGGCGTATCTTGACCCAAACGGTCTGGCCATTCGATGAGGCAAATCGCGGTTTCAAACGCCTCATCCAGGCCGAGTTCAAAAATGTCATCGGGGTTCAGCAATCGGTACAAATCACAATGCCAAACCTCAGTTTCATCGTTGGAATAGGTCTGAACCAAGGTGAAAGTTGGCGAAGGTACTTCGGTATCTTGTCCGAAAATATGTCTGATGATTGCGCGTGAGAAAAAGGATTTTCCGGCGCCGATCGCCCCAGACAGCAGTAAGGTGTCGCCAAGTTTGAGCGCAGGAGCGATGAGATCCGCCAATTCGATCGTCGCCCGTTCATCTTTGAGAGAAATCGTACCCGAATGCCATGTCATAACCACATGTTTATTGGCTGCTTCGGCAGCTTCAAGCTAAATCATGCGGTCGCTGGAATCTCTTCGGAACGAGTGGAACGGAAATTATGTTCACCCAGCGCGGGAATGCGTGCAGAATTCCCCGGGCTAAACCCGAACATGACCGATCCGCCAGGTAAGGTTTTGCAACGGCAGTTCAGCATCCTTCCGTCTTTCATGCGTGTGGCTTTGGTCCATTCTTCTTGTTGGGATAATGGGTCATCCAGAAACCCCCGCAGCTCTACCCAGACAGAGCTGGGAGTGCAGCTATTTTGCCAGCTGTGCAGTTCTTCGGTCAAACGAATGTCGGTTAGCGTGGTTTCGGGAAGGGATTCCCACAGCTCGCGGTATGCTTTGTTTGTCATCGTCAATGTCCCAGAGCCGGAGAAAACCGCGATGGCCTCTTGGACTTGGTCCAACACCGCATGACCAAGCTCAATTTCTGAGCGAAATCTGCGAGTTAGGGAAATTTCAGCGCTGATATCTTCGAACAAAAATGCGATGGCTCCGTCGGGGTGTGGACGACCGGTGACACGATAAGTTTGCCCGCCCGGAAGCGTCCAATGTTCGCTATAGGTCCCATTTGTCGCCGCGTTTTCCAAGGCGGTCATTTGATCCCGCCAGCTGACATAATCCTTGGGCTCAGGCAACATCCGGCCCTCTCTCAATCGATCGAGCATCGCTTGGATCTGGGGGCGGGCGCTGAGAAATTCGACCGGTAAGTTTGTCAGATCTAACAGCGATGGGTTGAACATGACGAGTTTTCGCTGCCGATCAAAAATCGCGATGCCGGTGGACAGATTGGCAAAGGTTTTTGTCAGAGTTTGCACGAAGTGGCGCTGGGCGACTTCGGCGCGAACTGTGCTGTTGGAGTCCATCGCAAAATGAATCGATCCGGTGCCGCGTCGCATGCTGGTCACTTCGAACCAATCCTCGTCTGTTGCGCCCGGGATGCGGATCGCCACACGTCTGACGCTGGGTTGACCATGCGCAGGTGCGGGGCCGATTGTTTCAAATATTTTCGCCGGAGGCCAAGCGGTTACGCCCGGTGTGGCAGAAGGGTGCAGGGCATCAGCAAGCGTTAGATATGCACGGTTAGCCCATGTGATTGCGCCTTCTTCTTCTTGTTTCCAAATCAGTTGCGGCGCATCTTCGGCAAGGCTGCGTAGCGTGTTTAACTCATCCTCCAGCGCGTCGATGGCGATAGCGCTCATGCCGTAATGGGCGTCTTGGGTGCTGTCATGCAATGTTATGCGCGCCAGACCATCCCAATATTCCGCCTCGATCCAGCCTGTTTCATCGTCCTTGGGGTGGATGGTGATCTGGCTTTCATCCGCTAGTTTTTCCAAACGGGATCGCAGTTCCGGATATCGCGGTGACAACAGAGCGAGGAAATGTTCCCAATCCGGCCGGTCGCTGGTTGTGTCGCCGAACAGGCGCTGGGCTTCGGGTGTTGCATCGATCAAATCGGTGTCGTCAAAAAGAAAAACGGCCTGACCTTCGACCTCTTTTAGCAATTGCCGTGCGTTCATCCGCTTTTTATCAAATATCCACGCCGTCAGAGCCAGAATAATCCCTGCGGACAAAATTGATGCAACGGAAACGAACAAAAGCTGAAAATTAAATGACGACAGCATGCCGGGCGACTCCTTTAAACCGAATCTAGAGTCGTTTGGATTGGTTAATTCGACGTTAAATGGTCCTAACCGGTGAAGGGATGGTTTTCCCCTAACCCTTTGTTGGCAACATTTTGCTTGGGTTCGATCAATGAACGCGGCCATTCCACCCAAACCAACGCGCCTTTGGGGGCATCCGGATCGCCAAAGTCGCCACGATTGGTGAACCGCAGCTTGGCACCCGTCCGTTCCAGCAATGTTTTTGCGATGAACAGACCCATGCCCATCCCTTCGTATCCCGGACGTTGATCATTTAGATCTGAGGACCGCCGCCGCCGCATAAACGGATCCCCAATGCGACTGATCACATGCGGCGAAAACCCATCGCCATCGTCGGAAATGCGGATCGACACGGTTTCATCGTTCCATTCGCAATCGATATGGACACGCGTATTCGAAAAATCGACGGCATTTTGGATCAGATTGCGCAGGCCATGGATGATTTCTGGCCGACGAAACATCAGCGGCTGACGAGACGCGGCACCTTCAGCCGGGTAAATGTCATAAATAACCGATTTGCCACGGTTTTGATGTGGATCACCGGCCTCTCGTACCACAGTCTCCAAAGGCGCTTGCTTCAGGTGTTGATCGTCTTTCCCCGCCCGTCCCATTGAGCGTAAAATATCACGGCACCGATCAGCCTGATCACGGATTAACTTTGCGTCGTCAAACAGCTCTTGGTTTGTGTCCAGCTCTTCCATCAGTTCGGAACTGACCAATTTGATCGTCGCCAAAGGTGTGCCCAATTCATGGGCGGCGGCGGCAACAACCCCCCCTAAATCCGTTAGTTTTTGTTCGCGAGTCAGGGCCAGCTGGGTGGCCACCAACGCGTCGCCCATGGTTTGCATTTCGACGGTCACGCGACGGGTATAGCCGGACATAAAGATGATCCCGACCACCAGCGCCAGCCAATACCCAAATCGAAACAGCCCCGGCAGGATCAACGG carries:
- the addB gene encoding double-strand break repair protein AddB, with the protein product MFAPSDQARLFALPLGVDFGQALLQGLRDRTKDLTPVEFAQCEIFVNTRRTQRRLKDLLIQDGAHLLPRIRLITDLALDPDVAHISLPAAPLQRRLELLQLVSRLIAAEPDLAPASSAYALTDSLARLLDEMQGEGVDPSTIANLDVSDKSGHWQRALKFITLAQTYLGEVDQAPDQETRQRLVVEHLTEKWAVDPPKHPILIAGSTGSRGATAMLMHAVAKLPNGAVIVPGFDFDQPDDVWSKLGNTQDHPQYRFKALMDSLDLSPGEVKNWTAASPPCPPRNRLISLALRPAPITDQWQTEGPSLTQLDQATSDLTLIEAASPREEAEAIALRLRHAIDEGLTAALITPDRMLSRQVAAALDRWNIIPDDSAGQPLPLSPPGRLLRHVDNLLGQRVTSKDLLVILKHPLCHSGGDRNKHLLWTHELELQLRRSGPPFPTETDLVDWAQKKEPVQPGKLEWAQWVGRILDLLNCASSASLPQFLATHINASEAICAGANATGSGELWAEAAGRKAKSVYETLKLHSDAVSEMSLLDYTALFHGVLGQAEVRNRDSGHPQVLIWGTLEARVQSADLIILGSLNEGIWPSAPPHDPWLNRQMRADAGMLLPDRQIGLSAHDFQQAVAGKQVWLTRAVRTADADTVASRWINRLTNLLDGLPDQNGPDLLKNMRKRGDKWCVMAAQISAPQAPVEPAKRPSPCPPVDARPKQLSVTQIKTLIRDPYAIYARKVLRLNALDPIDHQADALMRGNVFHAILEQFIKRDIAPDDPMAQDAFMETARDVLQSECPWPATRVLWLSRLERVSHWFLETEILRRAKGDPKAFESRGEITLDGIEFELRAYADRIDITPDQQAILYDYKTGTPPTPVQQRHFDKQLLLEAAMVERGAFKEIGAKRALGAQFIGLGGTPKLVDAPLKDSPADQVWQEFHKLIQAWNAKDRGYTARIAHMKDTDIGTYDHLSRFGEWDMSDAPTPEDLT
- the tsaE gene encoding tRNA (adenosine(37)-N6)-threonylcarbamoyltransferase complex ATPase subunit type 1 TsaE, translated to MTWHSGTISLKDERATIELADLIAPALKLGDTLLLSGAIGAGKSFFSRAIIRHIFGQDTEVPSPTFTLVQTYSNDETEVWHCDLYRLLNPDDIFELGLDEAFETAICLIEWPDRLGQDTPENALNLEFRAETTGHSVQISGPETWSQLFGGRSD
- the regB gene encoding sensor histidine kinase RegB, translating into MSATEFQLFQEHRQREWVRLRTLVLLRWIAIIGQTVAIFVAINVYNLKFEYGLAAMTVGASVIANLFSIFLYPENKRLSGRETFLMLVFDILQLGLLLFLTGGLHNPFALLMMAPVTIAATALRLQNTVILGGITIVIITALSFFYMPLTSDSGFPLILPGLFRFGYWLALVVGIIFMSGYTRRVTVEMQTMGDALVATQLALTREQKLTDLGGVVAAAAHELGTPLATIKLVSSELMEELDTNQELFDDAKLIRDQADRCRDILRSMGRAGKDDQHLKQAPLETVVREAGDPHQNRGKSVIYDIYPAEGAASRQPLMFRRPEIIHGLRNLIQNAVDFSNTRVHIDCEWNDETVSIRISDDGDGFSPHVISRIGDPFMRRRRSSDLNDQRPGYEGMGMGLFIAKTLLERTGAKLRFTNRGDFGDPDAPKGALVWVEWPRSLIEPKQNVANKGLGENHPFTG
- a CDS encoding aminoglycoside phosphotransferase family protein — its product is MTDRGQILSTFLLKSGFSSWNRQPLTGDASSRRYERLTNGGKTRILMDCPPELDQSLGRFISVSSQLNNAGLCAPAIEHCDENQGFVIMEDLGALTYANWLSAPETDETQLYLATVDVFERLNEIQIPSDFDRLDPPHAAQMITPAMDWYATHACADAKAAIISELGTVLAHVAPHPNTFALRDFHAENLIWRPDQLGLAKIGLLDFQDAVAAQATYDVVSLLTDARRDVDEHAARVTKSAMMRALSQDKDEFDAEFAAVSIQRNLRILGIFARLAERDGKTRYLEFMPRVWRHIDDALNHPVMTTLRPLVQDAFLSPQEKYSR
- a CDS encoding PAS-domain containing protein, which encodes MLSSFNFQLLFVSVASILSAGIILALTAWIFDKKRMNARQLLKEVEGQAVFLFDDTDLIDATPEAQRLFGDTTSDRPDWEHFLALLSPRYPELRSRLEKLADESQITIHPKDDETGWIEAEYWDGLARITLHDSTQDAHYGMSAIAIDALEDELNTLRSLAEDAPQLIWKQEEEGAITWANRAYLTLADALHPSATPGVTAWPPAKIFETIGPAPAHGQPSVRRVAIRIPGATDEDWFEVTSMRRGTGSIHFAMDSNSTVRAEVAQRHFVQTLTKTFANLSTGIAIFDRQRKLVMFNPSLLDLTNLPVEFLSARPQIQAMLDRLREGRMLPEPKDYVSWRDQMTALENAATNGTYSEHWTLPGGQTYRVTGRPHPDGAIAFLFEDISAEISLTRRFRSEIELGHAVLDQVQEAIAVFSGSGTLTMTNKAYRELWESLPETTLTDIRLTEELHSWQNSCTPSSVWVELRGFLDDPLSQQEEWTKATRMKDGRMLNCRCKTLPGGSVMFGFSPGNSARIPALGEHNFRSTRSEEIPATA
- a CDS encoding nucleotidyltransferase family protein, which codes for MTPTSALYFAAGLGTRMRPLSDNTPKPLIKVAGKTLLDHALAIGTEARVKTNVVNIHYLADQVRAHLSDAEIVFSDETSALLETGGGLKHARPLLGNDPVFTMNTDAVWTRPNPFQTLASAWDPSKMQALLLLVPVENALGYSGVGDFEHLPDGRIQRGPGQVYTGAQIINPSILDGFSDGSFSLNLVWDQLLRDRTIFGVTYTGKWCDVGQPDSIPLAETLIENS